The genomic segment GTTCTCCGGCCGGCTGGCTCCCCACGCGGGAGATCCCTGGGCGGGGATCTTCCAGCGGTCGGTTCCCGTGGCCGCCCCAGTGGCACCGGGGGGCGGGCTCGGAATAGGGGCGACGGCGGCGTGCGTTGTATCCGGAACAGGCCGGCACCGGGCCGGCCCCGTCGTGAGGAGGCCGTCATGGCCGCAGTGACCGTCATCGGAGCCCACGGGAAGGTGTCCCTGCTGGCGCTGCCCCTGCTGGTGGAGGCCGGGCACCCGGCCCAGGGCGTCATCCGCAAGCCGGAGCAGGCCGACGACATCGCCGCCACCGGGGCCACGCCCGTGGTGGCCGACGTCGAGTCCTTGGACACCGCAGCACTCACCGAACTGCTGCGCGGGCAGGACGTGGTGGTCTGGTCTGCCGGAGCCGGCGGCGGCAGCCCCGAGCGCACCTACGCCGTGGACCGTGACGCCGCCATCCGCACCATCGATGCGGCGGTTGCCGCCGGGGTCCCGCGCTTCGTGATGGTCAGCTACTTCGGTGCCGGGCGGGACCACGGGGTCAGCCCCGAGAACTCCTTCTTCCACTATGCCGAGGCCAAGGCCGCCGCCGACGAGCACCTGATGGCGAGCTCCCTGGACTGGGTCGTGCTGCGGCCCAGCACCCTGACCCTCGACGAGCCGACTGGGGAGATCTCGGTGGCTGACGAGTCTGCCGGGAAGGTCTCCCGCGGGAATGTGGCCCAGGTGATCGCCGCGGTGGTGGACGCCCCGGAGGCCACCTCCCGGAAGGTGATCAGCTTCAACGAAGGCCGGACCCCCGTCGCACAGGCCGTCGCTCAGGCCTGATGCAGGCGGTCCCGCAGCAGCGGGACGAGATCGCGCAGGTCACCCAGCAGCGGGGAGTCGGTGCCGGGCGTGGGGGCCTGCGCGCCGTGGACGAAGCGGACGAATGCCGTGCCCAGACGGGCGGCGATCTCTTCGTCGTGGTTGGTGTCGCCCACCATCACCACCTCGCCCGGTGCCAGCTCCGTGCGGGACAACCATCTGGTCACCACATGCTCCTTGTTGGGGTCCAGCGCCTCCATCACGCCCAGCATCGCCTCGAAGTGACCGCCGAGGTCGTGCTGGGCGAGCTGGCGCGACAGCTGGTCCTGCCGGGTGGCGGAGATGAGCACCTGACGCAGCCCCAGCCCGGCCACCTCCTGCAGCACTTCCCGGGCGTGGGGCTGTAGTGGCACGGCTGCCACCCCGGCCCAGAAGAACTCCAGATAATGGTTGGCGCCCGCAGTGAAGGCCTCGTCAGTCACGAAGCCGACGCTGGAGTAGAAGTCCCGGATGGGCCAGCCGAAGCGCGCCCGGTAGGCCTCGCGGTCCAGGGGCTCCAGTCCGTGCTCGGTCATTGCCGTGGCGAGGCTGGCGACGCAGAGGTCCACGTCATCCAGCAGGGTGCCATTCCAGTCCCAGATGATGGCGCGGGGCGCGGGAGTAGTCACCCGAGCGATCGTAGGGCGCCATTCCCACCGGGCCCGCCACGGGAACCGGCCGCGGGATCACGGCCGGGCTCACCCATCGCGTTGGTGCCCGATGCGCTGGGGGAGACGGGTGGTCGATTCTCGTGGCCGGTCTGCGCGGCCGGGGGCTTCTGTCGTCGTGCGCGGAGGGCAGGGATCCGGTGACCGGCCCGGCTGCGGCAGGATGGGGTCATGTCCTCGCCCCGCTACCCGGTGCCGCCGGCCCCGCCGGTCTACCGGCACGCGCCGGACAAGGTCTCGGCGCGGCGCACCTTCGCGGTCTTCGAGCTGCTGGCCGCGGCTTTCGTGGTGGTGGCACTGGCATTGGCCTTCTGGCTGGCCGCCATCTTGTTGACCACGGGATTCTCCGGCCACCGGGTCCGCCTGATGCACCTGGTGCTCTTCTGGGCGACGACGGCCTACCTGGCCCTTCCTCGGGTGCACCAGCTGTTCACATTGCTCTACCTGCCCGACTACTTCATTGGCCGGACCCGCACCGCGGACGGTCTGCTGGGAGACCCGATCAACCTTGGGCTGGACGGCAATGAGCACGATGTCCATGCCGCCATGCGTGCCGCGGGCTGGACCCGCGCCGATGACCTGTCGGTCCGTTCGGCCTGGGGGATGATCCGCTCCTCGGTGCTTCGGCGTTCCTATCCAGCTGCCCCGGTCTCCGGGCTCTTCCTCTTCCAGCGACGCCAGGACTTCGCCTACCAGCAGGAGGTGGACGGCAACCCGGCGCGGCGCCACCACGTGCGCTTCTGGCGGGTGCCGCACGGCTGGCTGCTGCCCGGTGGCCAACCGGTCACCTGGCTGGCGGCCGCCACCTATGACCGGGCCGTGGGTTTCTCCATGTTCACCTGGCAGATCACCCACAAGATCGACGAGAACATCGACATCGAGCGGGACTACCTGATTGACACGGTGCGCTACGCGGACCCGGAGACAACGGTCCATGTCATCAAGGACTTCTCCACGGCCTACCATCACCGCAATGGCGGTGGCGACCGGGTTCGCACCGACGGTGACCTGCCCATCCTTGACGTCGGCGGGGCCCTGATGCGGGTCGAGCCGGAGGAGAAGATCGCCGCCCGTTCCTATCGCTATCCCGGCTTCGCCAGGCATGGTGTGCCCCCGGCGGCCCTGTGGATCACGGGTGTCCTGGTGGCCGGGCGGGCATTGTTGGTGGCCGCGGCCTGGGGCTTCGTGGGCCTGCGCGACCTGTTGGGCCCGGTGCTGGGTGCCGGGATGTCGGACCTGCGCGCGTCGACGCTGGTGGCCCTGGCGGCCGTGGTGCTGTGGTGGTTGATCGTGGCGCGCAAGCGTCTGGCGTGGGTCCTCCTGATGGTGGTGGCCGTCGTCGACGCGGTGAACCTGCTGGCGGGGATCACTGCGTCGGGAGCCACGGGGCTGGGGAGTCTCACGGCGGCGGGGTTGGCCGTGCTGACGGTGCTTGCCTCCAGCGCGTCTCCCGTGCGGGACTGGGTCTCCCGCGGCCGCCGCGAGCCGGAGGTCACCATCCCGGAGCCCACCTGGCGTCATCTGCGCGAGCGGGGCTGAACCCTGCGCCGCGTGGCAGCATGGGCGTCATGAACTGGCTCATCCTGGTGCTCTCCGGTCTGTTCGAGGCGGTGTGGGCAACGGCCCTGGGCCGCATCACCGGCTTCTCCCGTCCGTGGCCCATCGTCGCCTTCCTGGCCGGCATGACCCTGTCGATGGCGGGGTTGGCCTACGGGATGCGCACCATCCCCGTCGGCACCGCCTATGCCGTGTGGGTGGGGATCGGCGCCAGTGCGACGCTCTTCTACGCGATTGCCGCCGACGAGGAGCGCTTCAGTCTGGTCAAGGTGCTGCTGGTGCTGGGCATCCTCGCGTGCGTCATGGGGCTGAAGGTGGTGGGCGAGCCGGCTGGCACGTAGGCTGGGGGCACAGGGGATTCAATCGACGCGTGTGAGGCCGGGGCGCGTCCCGTCCGACGACCCCTGGAGATCTTGATGACACAGGCCACCGACGTGGGCCCGCAGGCCCCGCATGGCACCTTTCCCGAGCCCGGCTCCCAGTCCCTGGTCAGCGCCGGTGGCTGGGCCTTCCTGCTGACCGCCTTCTTTGCCCGGCTGCCCAGTTCCATGGTGCAGCTGGGATACCTGATGGTGCTCTCCCACGACGGGCGTGGCCTGGCGACGGGTGGGCTCGCCGTGGCGGCCGTCGGTCTGGGCAGCGCGGTGGGTGCACCCGTCGTGGGGCGCCTGGTGGACCGGCTCGGGCCGCTGCCGGTGGTTGCCGGGGCGACGCTGGTCTCCCTCGCCGGGCAGGCCGCCTTCCTCATCGGGCTGTTGCACCACGTCGCGTCTTGGCAGCTGCTGGCCTGCGGGGCGGTGGTCGGTGCGGCCAATCCGCAGATCGGGCCGGTGGCCCGCAGTCACTGGTCACACCTCGCGACGCGGCTGCGCGCCCCGCACCTGGTCTCCCGGGCGCTCGGCTATGAGGGGGCGGTCGACGAGATCGGTTTCGTGATCGGGCCGGTGCTGGCCAGTGTCCTGGTGAGTTGGTTGGGGGCCGCACCAGCGGCGCTCGCGATGATGGGGATGACCCTCGTCCTGCAAGGGGTCTTCGTCGGCCACCTGTGGCGGGAACGCGAGGACTGGGCCGTCCATGACACGGCCGCGCAGGGCCCACGGGCCCACTCGCGTACCGGGCGCTCGGTGTTGTGGCCGATGCTCGCCTGTCTGGGCGTCGGCATCCTGTTCGGGGCGACGCAGACAGCCCTGACAGCGCTCTTCAACGCGCGCGGCATGCCCGGCATCACGGGCCTGGTCTACGGGTGCGTGGGGATCGGCAGTGGCGCGGCGAGCCTTCTGGTCGGCCGCCTGGCCGATCGCTTCACCGTTCCCTTGCGGGTGCTGTCCGGTGGGGTGCTGATGGTGCTGTCCGCGCTGGGCCTGATGGTGCTGCCGTCGGCGTGGCTGGCGTCGCTGGTCTGTCTGGTGTTGGGTGTGGGTGCCGGCGTGACGCTGGTCAGCTCCTTCGGCTGGATGGAGCGGATCGCGCCGCGGGACCGGGTGGCGACGATGATGACCGTGCTGGCCACCTGCCTGACGCTCGGCGTGAGCGCCGGGGCGGCGGTGGCCGGACGTCTTGCCGTCTGGCCGGCGCATGGCTTCTGGCCGGTGCTCGCCTCGGGCGTGATGGCCGCGGTGGCCTCCGCCGGGATGCGGCTCAGCCTGCGCAGGGCCGCTCGCTGACGGGGCGCGCCCGGTCAGATCTCGGTGCTGCGGTCCTCGTCGCGGATCCAGGTGCGGGGACGATCGGCGCGCACGACGGAGCGGGTCAGGCCCAGCATGTCGCGGTCGTCGACGGCCACCTGACCACGGATGGTGCCGATGTAGCCTTCCTCGTCGAACTGGATGGCGCTGCGGGTGGCGTGGTTGTAGGACTCGCGGGGTGCGCGGTCAATGGACATGCTTGCTCCTTTCCGGGCACGGCGGGGCCGGACCGGACTCGTCATTGGGTGTGTCGCGGGGAGACGGGTGAACAGATGTTGCCCCGTTCACCTGAGAGAACCTCTCGGTCTCTAGATATATTCCATTTTCTGGAAAAGTTCCAGAAAATGGCCTCCGCGATGTGGTCTTACCAAAGTATCACCCGCGGGACGTCTCTGTCTCCCCGACGAAGTCATGGAGCCACGACATCAAGGGCCGCAGCTCGTCCCAGCCATCGTTGACGTACTCGGCGGCCTCCGGCGTCGCCATCCATTCCGGTTCACCCAGTGTCAGGTCTGCGGACAAGGCCTTGTGGCGCAGCAGTTCCAGCCGCGGCGCATCGGCGGACGTGCCGCGCGGGCGCGTGGCGAGCTTCTCTCCGCCCAACACATAGCCGGCCTCGGTCAGCTCTCGCAGGATCTCCTCCAGCTGCACGCCCGTCGCATCATTCGTGACGGCCGCCCGGTAGCGCGCCAGCTGGTCCCCGGCCCAGAAATAGCTGCCGCCAGCCAGCAGGAAGCCCGTCGAGTCCACCTGCAGGTACCAGCCGGTGAACGACGAACTGTGCACGTACAGGCCCTGGTGGGTCTTGTAGGGCGACTTGTCATGGCTGAACCGCACGTCGCGGTGCGGGCGGTAGATCTTGGGCTCCCCGAAGGCGGGCGCCACCAGCTCGGCCAGCTCCAGGAAGGGTTGCTTGACCAGTTCCTCGTAGCGGGGCTTGTTGGCCAGCCACCACTCGCGGGTGTTGTTCACCGACAGTTCGCGGTAGAAGTCGACGGCCTCGAGGGGAATTCCGGAGAACGGCATGCCCCAACCCTAGGACTGGGGCGCGCCCGGCCCGCTCCCCCGGGGTCTGGCTCCGGGATTCTTGCTCGCCCGGTCCGGCCTCCCGCTCGCCGAACATGCGCTCGGGTTGCAACACACGCGGATCGTAGGAACCCACTCGGATCGCAGGAACCCACTCGGCTTGCGGAAAATCACTCGGTTGCCCGAGGCTGTGATCTCGTTCCCCGAGCCTGTCGAGGGGTGGAAGGATCGGGCCATGGTCTTCTCCGCCCCGGTCCTGGTGCTGGTGCTCGCCGCCGTCTTCGTCGGTGCCGTGCTGCAGCGGCTGTCCGGCACCGGGATGGGCCAGGTGTTGGCGCCGATCCTGGCCGTCGTGCTGGGGGCTGCGACCGGTGTCCTGGTGGCCAATGCCACCACCACCGTCTCCGCCCTCATGATGCTCGTCGCCCTGCGCCGCGACGTGGAATGGTCCCGGACCCTGCTGATCTGCGGCTTCGCCGTCCCCGGGGCCGTCGTCGGAGGTTTCGTCGTCAAGCAGACCCCGGCGGCCTGGTTGCAGGTCATCGTCGGGGCCGTGGTGCTGAGCGCCATCCTGATCACCGTCGCTGCGAGCGCGCTGGGCCGGATGCCCACCCTGCGCAACCGCTGGATCACGCCGCTCGCGGGTTTCCTGGGCGGCATCTTCAACACCACCGCCGGGGTGTCCGCGCCGGTGATGGTGGTGCACTCCCGGCTGGTGGACTGGAACCAGAAGGCCTTCGCGGCCTCCATGCAGCCGGTCTTCGCGACGATGGGATTCTCGTCGGTGCTGGTGAAGTCCCTGATGTCCGCGGCCGGGACTGCCCTGCCGCCGTGGTGGCTGCTGCCCGTGGTGGTGGTCACCGTCGTGGCCGGGATCCTTGCCGGGGGATGGCTGGCGCAACGCGTGAGACTGGAGCGGGCCAGGTCCGTGGCGCTCACCCTTGCCGGGCTTGGTGGATTCAGCGCGCTGGTCCGCGGCCTGATGTCGCTGTGACGGCCCAGGCGATCGAGAGGTCGTCGTGCACCTTGGTGGCGCTCGCGCGCAGGGCCTCGGCCCGGACCTCCTCGGTGGCACGGATCGTGGCCGCCAGGC from the Luteococcus japonicus genome contains:
- a CDS encoding SDR family oxidoreductase, yielding MAAVTVIGAHGKVSLLALPLLVEAGHPAQGVIRKPEQADDIAATGATPVVADVESLDTAALTELLRGQDVVVWSAGAGGGSPERTYAVDRDAAIRTIDAAVAAGVPRFVMVSYFGAGRDHGVSPENSFFHYAEAKAAADEHLMASSLDWVVLRPSTLTLDEPTGEISVADESAGKVSRGNVAQVIAAVVDAPEATSRKVISFNEGRTPVAQAVAQA
- a CDS encoding HAD family hydrolase, with the translated sequence MTTPAPRAIIWDWNGTLLDDVDLCVASLATAMTEHGLEPLDREAYRARFGWPIRDFYSSVGFVTDEAFTAGANHYLEFFWAGVAAVPLQPHAREVLQEVAGLGLRQVLISATRQDQLSRQLAQHDLGGHFEAMLGVMEALDPNKEHVVTRWLSRTELAPGEVVMVGDTNHDEEIAARLGTAFVRFVHGAQAPTPGTDSPLLGDLRDLVPLLRDRLHQA
- a CDS encoding LssY C-terminal domain-containing protein; this encodes MSSPRYPVPPAPPVYRHAPDKVSARRTFAVFELLAAAFVVVALALAFWLAAILLTTGFSGHRVRLMHLVLFWATTAYLALPRVHQLFTLLYLPDYFIGRTRTADGLLGDPINLGLDGNEHDVHAAMRAAGWTRADDLSVRSAWGMIRSSVLRRSYPAAPVSGLFLFQRRQDFAYQQEVDGNPARRHHVRFWRVPHGWLLPGGQPVTWLAAATYDRAVGFSMFTWQITHKIDENIDIERDYLIDTVRYADPETTVHVIKDFSTAYHHRNGGGDRVRTDGDLPILDVGGALMRVEPEEKIAARSYRYPGFARHGVPPAALWITGVLVAGRALLVAAAWGFVGLRDLLGPVLGAGMSDLRASTLVALAAVVLWWLIVARKRLAWVLLMVVAVVDAVNLLAGITASGATGLGSLTAAGLAVLTVLASSASPVRDWVSRGRREPEVTIPEPTWRHLRERG
- a CDS encoding DMT family transporter gives rise to the protein MNWLILVLSGLFEAVWATALGRITGFSRPWPIVAFLAGMTLSMAGLAYGMRTIPVGTAYAVWVGIGASATLFYAIAADEERFSLVKVLLVLGILACVMGLKVVGEPAGT
- a CDS encoding MFS transporter, which encodes MTQATDVGPQAPHGTFPEPGSQSLVSAGGWAFLLTAFFARLPSSMVQLGYLMVLSHDGRGLATGGLAVAAVGLGSAVGAPVVGRLVDRLGPLPVVAGATLVSLAGQAAFLIGLLHHVASWQLLACGAVVGAANPQIGPVARSHWSHLATRLRAPHLVSRALGYEGAVDEIGFVIGPVLASVLVSWLGAAPAALAMMGMTLVLQGVFVGHLWREREDWAVHDTAAQGPRAHSRTGRSVLWPMLACLGVGILFGATQTALTALFNARGMPGITGLVYGCVGIGSGAASLLVGRLADRFTVPLRVLSGGVLMVLSALGLMVLPSAWLASLVCLVLGVGAGVTLVSSFGWMERIAPRDRVATMMTVLATCLTLGVSAGAAVAGRLAVWPAHGFWPVLASGVMAAVASAGMRLSLRRAAR
- a CDS encoding DUF2461 domain-containing protein; the protein is MPFSGIPLEAVDFYRELSVNNTREWWLANKPRYEELVKQPFLELAELVAPAFGEPKIYRPHRDVRFSHDKSPYKTHQGLYVHSSSFTGWYLQVDSTGFLLAGGSYFWAGDQLARYRAAVTNDATGVQLEEILRELTEAGYVLGGEKLATRPRGTSADAPRLELLRHKALSADLTLGEPEWMATPEAAEYVNDGWDELRPLMSWLHDFVGETETSRG
- a CDS encoding sulfite exporter TauE/SafE family protein, with translation MVFSAPVLVLVLAAVFVGAVLQRLSGTGMGQVLAPILAVVLGAATGVLVANATTTVSALMMLVALRRDVEWSRTLLICGFAVPGAVVGGFVVKQTPAAWLQVIVGAVVLSAILITVAASALGRMPTLRNRWITPLAGFLGGIFNTTAGVSAPVMVVHSRLVDWNQKAFAASMQPVFATMGFSSVLVKSLMSAAGTALPPWWLLPVVVVTVVAGILAGGWLAQRVRLERARSVALTLAGLGGFSALVRGLMSL